The genomic DNA CTGAGTTGTATCCCCGGGGGGGAATCCCATATAAAAATGACGAGGGTACTCGTccgaaattttgaaaagaacccctaagaggtaccaagcctgtcttgtgggcgtggcatgaaatttttctcactcctaagaggtaccaaattatgggttttaattagacaaaattaaaaattagttaattgtcaaatgcctcctgtcataattttttcggctcaataccctaaaagaTACCGCTGTAGCTCCTGCTGTGGACCTTTTaaggctgaacaccctaagagttaccaaaaccgcttttttaatCCCAAAAAGATACGACGATcaccccgtcctttttatatgctCTCCCCCCTTCCcgattgtatcccggtcgggatacatttgaatttgatcagagCCACGTGACcgagaatcaaccaatcacagtgctcgttttgttgagagaAAGTCTTGGTATATGACAATGTTGGTTATTTGAACAGAAGAAGACTGGTCACATTTTTTCGGGGGCGCGCTTCACGCAGAACAACTTGGAAGTGAAAATCGCTAATTGGATTTTCGACGTATAGTATCGTGGAGTATTTTTACTCAATCATTGTATTTTCAATCAGAATACAGAAAAACTCGTGAACATACTCCTCAAAACTGCAAGCCTAAACATCTAAtaaagttttaatgataaaattcACCTAGCAGTTAATCTCAATGGAGCAACAATGGAGCTCATTGCGCACATTGAGAGTCTAGTTTGGATCATCTCGTACCACTTCACAGCTATTTCGTGAGGGACACTGGAGGGAAAAAAACGGCATAGCTTTGACCGACCGCTCAACCTGCTAAAAGTACTGAAACCCATAGGCCAGAAGCCTGTGTCATACGAAGTTCCCAATTTGGGTTTTAAATTGGCTTTTTAGTGCTTTTAATTTTCATCACTTGCAAACCGACTTGCCGACGGATTAAGCCATTTAAAAGGCACCAGCCAACTGTCAATTGCTGTTCAGAGATCAAGTGGCCTGAACAAGATTGGACAACATAATGCGCGAGAAACAACTGCCAAATCCTATCAGATAGCACCAACAGCGGGTTCCAGTTGTTCAACGAGCGGATAGCTTTATGCAGTGGATAACTCATTATCAAGAGTACAAAATAACAGTTCACGTTAAAAGTTGGCCAAAATTTTCCTACACACCTTTTAACTAGATGTGTTTGGATTGTGCCTATTCGCAGTTACGAGGGCATATACCAAAATATTTGCAGAGATTGAAACTGACGGATATTGGCTtatcctttgaacaactggggacagatgaacaaattttttttttccgcgcCAACTTGATCTAGTGCGGCAGCTCTCGTGAGATGGCTAGTATTAGCACCTTTTAAGTTCAGTGACTGCTTCAGTTATTTTAGTCTGTTATTTCAGCTTGGGTAAAAAACAAAGTACTTTGTACttgtagagaaccaacaaactcaacccatataggATTCCGAGTCTGGGAATAGACACAGTGCCACATTGATTGGAGGAGAATGCCCTCACCTCTGAGCCAATGCAATATGATTTTGAAAAGCCAAGATTAAGACACAGCGGGTGTGTGGGCCAGACAAAATTTTTGAGCCAAGATTATCTCCAAAGAGTGTGTATCGAGAATAAACCCAGGTTACCCCATTCATTGTTTGATGAACTGTAAGTGTAGCTTATTCAAGAGAGCATCAGaataaattacaaaagaaaggaCAGGCAAAGTAAGTATTTCATTCTACTGTTCGGAAATAAATCTCTAAAGTTTTtctcagttgggattcttaacagttgttgttgttctgttctgtcgtttcattgattgtgttgcattggccctgaaaagcccctatgggaagtGGTCTGTTAACTGTATGTAAAGCTCCATATGCTAGTTCCTCATCATGTGACAGTCTCAGAGGGACTGTtaatgtttccttttctttcccaTACGCGTGTAAATGGTAATTTATTTAAATCTCCTTCAGCACATGCAATCATGTGGTCTAAGTAGAAAAGGTTTATGGTTTCAACATTCTGGTGGGCCAACTTTGGCCTTGGAGACCATGGTCATTGCCTTGTTTCCACTCCCTTCGTCCCTCTTCCGTGACCACCCAACCGTCCTGTTCCTGGTTATGCGTCGCTTACTCATCAATTTACACAAACAGCAGAAAAACAGAGTTACATGTATCCTATAGGCAATCTTCGACTCCATAATTCCTTTGACCTTATAGTCTCGGGTTTGGATTCATTGCTATACATAAGTGCTCTGCATGCTAATCAAGGAGTTTGTATTCATTGCCACACATAAGTGCTCTGCTAATCAAGGACTGTTATGAAATCAAATAAAGTTAATGAAGATCAAATGAAATGTTCGTTTTTGATAAAACACGAAAACTGGGACACCCGGAGAAGAGATTTTCGGAAGAGAAGATCCAACAAAGCTGATATTACGCCGGTTCTGCGAAGTGAATCAAAAATTCTCACCAAAAttgaaaagtacgcctgatcgcaggttaggccAGAATATGCTAAGGAACAAGTGTGTCGGCGAATTCTCAGTCTATAGCTTTGAATAGATCTTTCCAGTAGTGGCGTTTTGGAAATTGTTCGATATTGGAACTAGCTGGTTAATTGAAAGAGATTAATAATGGGAATGAAGGAAAAAGTTTAAACACTTTTAGAGTCGACTGTTGTTATTTTTTCATCTGCGATCGtatttgaaataacaaaacatatGTCAGTCTGTTACTGACTCCTGTCGCCTTATTAAGTCTATAACCCTTTAAGGCCCGAGGGGGCcacattgacgagtaaaattgtcgagcgttggacagagtaaaatctatatttggccactgggagttaaagggttaaaagagTGGCAAAATAGATTTTTCCCTCGAATTCTACATTTCATACGCTTTCCAATAATATGTAGTTTGTGGGGCTTTCTCGACAACAGGCCGTAACACGCTCGAAGATTTGATGAAACCTTAAGTGGGCGTCATTCTCGCCAATGACGTAGTTAGTTCAAAATAATGATTTTCTGAGGAATGTTAGGTTGTAGGTAATTATTGGACTTAATTTTCCGCCATAAATATGTTTATTGATGAACTCAGAAGGGAAAATGATGACTTATTACGAACTCAAGATGTCTGACAAATTACATAACAGCGAAGCTAATGACTGATTACTTTCGATGCATTGCGCCATTAAATACCTTGTACAGATAAATGTTACTTTGTTTTACAAAACTGCATTTGCTCGCAAGTCTATTTTGAGCAAACATAAACGGTGTCTGAGTTTTGTCCAGACCTTGAACGTCTTCATCCAACTTCTTCGCACTAAAAATTATAGTGTAAGACTACATTTAAAAATGGTGTACATTTGTTGCCAGCCCCGCTACCCCTTTTCAAGTTGTGTGTGTCAGATTACACAAAGTTCCAAAGTGCAGTTTAACTCTCAAAAGGATGGTATATTTACTGATGAAAAGTAGTGTAAAATGGGTATTATACACTTTGACACTTCTAAAATTACACATATAGAAAGGATAATCATATCAGAAAGGAAGGGTAAAATTACCACGAGTGACGGTGTAGTGATCTTTACCCCATCTAAAAAACCTGAAATTAACCTTTAAAAAAAGTATAATTCAACCATAAAATGAAGTGTAATTATGTTTATTACCATCAATTTATAAGTAAAATTACACAAGACCCTTTATAAATGGGTATAACATAAACTCAAGCCAAAAATTACAATCGTTTACTTAAGTAAAAATTGCGCAACTCTAGATTCACATTACTACAACTTCACCTTAGTCCATAAGATTGAATGCGGCAACAAGACTGAATGTCAAGAAACCACCTGCTTCTTTACAAGTTGCATCAGCGGGTATATTTAAATATTTCGATTAATGCATAGTATTAACGTTAGAAAAAACTTGGAATAACAAATCAGTCACAAAATTACTTTATCTGGAACAGCTCAAACCTAAAAACTGGCAAAAACTCGAGGGACATCCAAAACCCCGAACAGTGCAACTACCGTTGCAAGCAAGACGGTAGGGGCCACATTCGTGTAACGAGTGCTTGCCTTGTTGGGGTTTGTTTCGTACAAAGTAATCATTGTACCTCGGATTTTCTCTTCAACTTGACTGCACGACGTTCTGGGCACAATTGTGGTGTTGTACTGAGAAAGAGTCTTCACTTCAAAATCTTGTTCCAAGATGTCTTGGAGAGAAACCGAGTCATTGTGGTAAGTCTTCGTTTCTCCAGTCTTCTTATAAGTGACGGTGGTAGTCATGGAAATGAGATGTTGATCGATATCATCTGCAAGCGAAAACGTCTGCAAAGAAGGTGCTCGGATACATGGACTGCCGTTAGAACTCAACAACCTCCGTTCTTCAGAGGTGATCCTGACAGCTCGTTCCTCCGGGACGGTAACGTAGCAGCGGTACATCGGATAGCCTCTGCTATACACAGGAGCGTTGCTCACAGCATAGCGATATAGAATGTAGCCGGCCAGTACCTTTTTGAACGTGCCTTTTTTGGAACCAACTTTGGTTTGGCTGCGGATTACAGGAGAACGAAAAGTCGTGGCTTTGATCGGTGTAGTTTTTCTGATTACGGGTTTGGAACTGGAGGAAGAGCGACGTGAGCTTGATCTAGAGCGTGACCCACTCGAGCGACCGCCGCCTCTGCCTCTGGCAGCAATGGATATCGCCATCAGCAAAATTgcgaaggaaaggaaaagagtaACTGTAGACAGCCGCATTGTGGACTAACTAAACGGTTATGGCATCTCGCCTTTTGTGGTCTGCTTTTACCAGCTTCACAGTTAATTGTTTAGAACATAGCATTCCTTTAAAGAGTCAATATTTTGATCTAACTACGTCATTGGTGAGAATGATGTCAAACCTTTGAGTGTCCTACTAGAGCAAGGTTCTGTCCAAAATTTCATGGAAATCCGTCGATTGCCCATTCCCCATTGGTTCTTTTACTAGTAAAGAGAAAATATTTTTAGGAAAGACGAATCTGAAGAATTTtattcccctctcttcaaagaGAGATGTCAACACAAAAAGCCGCTAGCCAATGAAAATCAAGGACCCACTGGCGTTCACATCCGCTAGCCATTTCTCCTCTTGTACGGCACCGATAAATCTTTGAAACATGGAACTTAATAGAATGTGCATAATATTTCTTAGCGTAAACCGGGTGTGATAAGTTGCATGACCATTGCCTTCCGGGTAGAGAGCGTAATTTTACTAAGacaatagagagattaagcatgacgtttacgaaccctgcttgatattagctcatttctgtcctgttagctccataaatcaagcaacttctcaaaggaacgagacaagttaat from Montipora capricornis isolate CH-2021 chromosome 2, ASM3666992v2, whole genome shotgun sequence includes the following:
- the LOC138038060 gene encoding uncharacterized protein; translated protein: MRLSTVTLFLSFAILLMAISIAARGRGGGRSSGSRSRSSSRRSSSSSKPVIRKTTPIKATTFRSPVIRSQTKVGSKKGTFKKVLAGYILYRYAVSNAPVYSRGYPMYRCYVTVPEERAVRITSEERRLLSSNGSPCIRAPSLQTFSLADDIDQHLISMTTTVTYKKTGETKTYHNDSVSLQDILEQDFEVKTLSQYNTTIVPRTSCSQVEEKIRGTMITLYETNPNKASTRYTNVAPTVLLATVVALFGVLDVPRVFASF